The following proteins are co-located in the Mycolicibacterium goodii genome:
- a CDS encoding MmpS family protein: MRRLWIPLLVIAVVAVGGFTVSRLHNVFGAEKRVAYSDTKATDSKPFNPKRLVYEVFGPPGTVASISYFDENSDPQFVEGVSLPWVLEFDINKATAVGSLMAQGDSSSIGCRIKVDDEVKAEKVSNQTNAFTSCLLKAA; encoded by the coding sequence GTGAGGCGGCTGTGGATTCCGCTGTTGGTGATTGCAGTGGTCGCCGTTGGCGGCTTCACCGTTTCGCGGTTGCACAACGTCTTCGGCGCCGAGAAGCGAGTGGCGTATTCCGACACCAAAGCCACGGACTCCAAGCCCTTCAATCCCAAGCGTCTGGTCTACGAGGTATTCGGCCCGCCCGGTACCGTCGCGAGCATCAGTTACTTCGATGAGAATTCCGACCCGCAGTTCGTCGAGGGTGTCAGCCTGCCCTGGGTCCTGGAATTCGACATCAACAAGGCCACCGCCGTCGGCAGCCTCATGGCCCAGGGTGACAGCAGCAGTATCGGATGCCGCATCAAAGTCGACGACGAGGTCAAGGCCGAGAAGGTCTCCAACCAGACCAACGCCTTCACCTCCTGCCTCTTGAAGGCCGCATGA
- a CDS encoding RND family transporter: MSDTTTTQEQRRPRIASFIRRFSILIILAWIGVAVVATVVIPPLEVVEREHSVSLSPADAPSVKAMKQMGILFQESNSESIAVLVLEGRDRLGDDAHAFYDKIIDQLEADKEHVQHVQDFWGDPLTAGAAESADGKAAYVQINLHGSFGQAEGTASVRAVQDIVKNTPAPEGVTAYVTGPAAIVADMGQSGNRTVLLITLVTVGVIFLMLLLLYRRLLIVLILLATVAIELQVARGLVAFLALHGIVGLTTYVVNLLVSVGIAAGTDYGIFFAGRYQEARQAGEDREQAYYTSFSGVAKVVLASGATIAGAIACLSFTRLPYFQPLGIPGAVGIAVAVAVALTLMPACIAATNRLGWFDPRRLVTTRRWRRIGTAVVRWPAPILVATIAVAVIGLLTLPGYNPSYSDQKYIPQDIPANQGYAAAARHFPESKMTTPDILLVESDHDMRNSADLLVLNKLAKAVFAVPGVANIQSVTRPEGKPIEHTSIPFMLSMSNASQRLSLPFQQQRMEDMLKQADEMSKTIALMERMYSLMQEMVGITHRTVETTHEVYATMNELRDNVADFDDFWRPLRNYLYWEKHCYDIPLCWSIRSIFEALDGVNQVTDKMGELVSNLDRLDELMPQMLLQFPPMIATMQNTRAMMLTMHATMSGIFSQMDDTTENATAMGKAFDQANNDDSFYLPPEVLENEDFKRVMEIFLSPDGKAARMLITQRSDPATPEGIALVEPIRIAAEEALKGTPLESANIYLAGTAAGVKDLVDGSKIDLMIAGVAALCLIFIIMLIMTRSFVAALVIVGTVAMSLGASFGLSVLVWQHLLGIQINWVVLAMSVIVLLAVGSDYNLLLVSRMKEEIGAGLNTGIIRAMGGTGKVVTAAGLVFAATMASMIVSDLLTIGQVGTTIGLGLLFDTLVVRAFMTPATAALLGRWFWWPQRVRQRPASAMLRPIGPRPLVRSLLLRD, from the coding sequence ATGAGCGACACGACAACGACTCAGGAGCAGCGCCGGCCGCGGATCGCCTCATTCATCCGCCGGTTCTCGATCTTGATCATCCTGGCGTGGATCGGCGTGGCGGTGGTGGCCACCGTCGTGATCCCGCCGCTCGAAGTCGTCGAGCGCGAGCACTCCGTCTCACTGAGCCCCGCGGATGCCCCATCGGTCAAGGCCATGAAGCAGATGGGCATCCTGTTCCAGGAGTCGAACTCCGAGAGCATCGCCGTCCTGGTCCTCGAGGGGCGGGACCGGTTGGGCGACGACGCCCACGCGTTCTACGACAAGATCATCGACCAGCTCGAAGCGGACAAAGAACACGTCCAGCACGTCCAGGACTTCTGGGGCGACCCGCTGACGGCGGGCGCCGCGGAGAGCGCCGACGGCAAGGCCGCCTACGTCCAGATCAACCTGCACGGCAGCTTCGGTCAGGCCGAGGGCACCGCATCGGTCCGTGCCGTCCAGGACATCGTCAAGAACACCCCCGCGCCGGAAGGCGTGACCGCCTACGTCACGGGTCCGGCCGCGATCGTCGCCGACATGGGACAGAGCGGTAACCGCACGGTCCTTCTCATCACCCTGGTCACCGTCGGCGTCATCTTCCTGATGCTGCTGCTGCTCTATCGCAGGCTGCTGATCGTCCTGATCCTGTTGGCGACCGTCGCGATCGAGTTGCAGGTGGCGCGCGGCCTGGTTGCGTTCCTGGCCCTGCACGGCATCGTCGGTCTCACCACCTACGTGGTGAACCTGCTGGTGTCCGTCGGCATCGCCGCGGGCACCGACTACGGCATCTTCTTCGCCGGCCGCTATCAGGAGGCTCGCCAGGCCGGCGAGGACCGGGAACAGGCCTACTACACGTCGTTCAGCGGCGTGGCGAAGGTCGTCCTGGCCTCAGGTGCGACGATCGCCGGAGCCATCGCGTGCCTGAGTTTCACCCGGTTGCCCTACTTCCAGCCGCTCGGTATCCCAGGCGCGGTGGGCATCGCCGTCGCGGTCGCGGTCGCACTCACACTGATGCCCGCCTGTATCGCGGCGACCAACCGCTTGGGCTGGTTCGACCCCAGACGCCTGGTGACAACCCGTCGGTGGCGGCGCATCGGTACCGCCGTCGTGCGGTGGCCCGCACCGATCCTCGTCGCGACCATCGCCGTGGCGGTGATCGGCCTGTTGACGCTGCCCGGCTACAACCCGAGCTACAGCGACCAGAAGTACATCCCGCAGGACATCCCGGCCAACCAGGGATACGCGGCAGCGGCGCGGCACTTCCCCGAGTCGAAGATGACGACGCCGGACATCCTGTTGGTCGAGTCCGATCACGACATGCGGAACTCGGCCGACCTGCTGGTCTTGAACAAGCTGGCCAAGGCCGTCTTCGCGGTTCCCGGCGTCGCGAACATCCAGTCGGTCACGCGGCCCGAGGGCAAGCCGATCGAACATACGTCGATTCCGTTCATGCTGAGCATGTCGAATGCCAGCCAGCGGCTGAGCCTGCCGTTCCAGCAGCAGCGCATGGAAGACATGCTCAAGCAGGCCGACGAGATGTCGAAGACCATCGCGCTGATGGAACGCATGTACTCCCTGATGCAGGAGATGGTCGGTATCACGCACCGCACGGTCGAGACGACCCATGAGGTGTACGCGACCATGAACGAATTGCGCGACAACGTCGCCGATTTCGACGATTTCTGGCGTCCGCTGCGCAACTACCTCTACTGGGAAAAGCACTGCTACGACATCCCGCTGTGCTGGTCGATCAGATCCATCTTCGAGGCGCTGGACGGCGTCAACCAGGTGACCGACAAGATGGGCGAGCTGGTCAGCAACCTCGATCGACTCGACGAGTTGATGCCGCAGATGCTGCTGCAGTTCCCGCCGATGATCGCGACGATGCAGAACACCCGCGCGATGATGCTGACGATGCACGCCACGATGTCCGGCATCTTCTCGCAGATGGACGACACCACCGAGAACGCGACGGCCATGGGCAAGGCCTTCGACCAGGCCAACAACGACGATTCGTTCTACCTGCCACCCGAGGTATTGGAGAACGAGGACTTCAAACGCGTCATGGAGATCTTCCTGTCTCCCGACGGCAAGGCCGCGCGCATGTTGATCACCCAGCGCAGTGATCCGGCGACGCCGGAGGGCATCGCGCTCGTCGAGCCGATCCGTATCGCGGCCGAGGAAGCCCTCAAGGGAACACCCCTTGAGAGCGCGAACATCTACCTCGCCGGAACGGCGGCGGGCGTGAAGGACCTGGTCGACGGATCGAAGATCGACCTCATGATCGCCGGTGTCGCCGCGCTCTGCCTGATCTTCATCATCATGCTGATCATGACCCGCAGCTTCGTCGCCGCGCTGGTCATCGTCGGCACGGTGGCGATGTCGCTGGGTGCGTCGTTCGGCTTGTCCGTCCTGGTCTGGCAACACCTCCTCGGCATCCAGATCAACTGGGTCGTGCTGGCGATGTCGGTCATCGTCCTGCTGGCGGTGGGATCGGACTACAACCTGCTGCTGGTCTCCCGCATGAAGGAGGAGATCGGCGCCGGACTCAACACCGGCATCATCCGAGCCATGGGTGGTACCGGAAAGGTCGTCACCGCAGCAGGTTTGGTGTTCGCGGCCACGATGGCGTCGATGATCGTCAGCGACCTGCTCACCATCGGACAGGTGGGCACCACGATCGGTCTCGGCCTGCTGTTCGACACCCTGGTCGTGCGTGCCTTCATGACACCGGCCACCGCCGCGCTGCTCGGTCGCTGGTTCTGGTGGCCGCAGCGCGTGCGCCAGCGTCCGGCCAGTGCGATGCTCCGCCCGATCGGGCCCCGTCCGCTGGTTCGTTCGCTGCTGCTGAGGGACTAG
- a CDS encoding RND family transporter, with protein sequence MSTEQNTEQPKRPFVARVVRKLAPIIVVGWLAIILVSTLAAVGGDWSAAIPALERVGEKNSVSLMPQDAPSAQSIKRMGQKFEESDSDSFAMIVLEGQEPLGEDAHNYYADLVRDLRADTRHVEHVQDLWGDRLTASSAQSADGKASYVQLNLAGDQGTPLGDESVAAVRDLVDRSTPPEGVSVYVTGATPLVSDLQQSGNRSILKITAVTVVVIFAVLLMVYRSVVTVILLLIMVGFEVAAARGIVALLGSHDVFVLSTFAVNMLVFLAIAAGTDYGIFFFGRYQEARQLGEDRETAYYSMYRGVAPVVMASGLTIAGAIFCLTFTSLPYFHTMGVPCAIGMGVAVAAAVTLVPAGVAMASRFGLLDPKRKMRVRRWRGIGTAIVRWPAPILVAALAVALVGLLALPGYETSYNDRDYIPPDIPANAGFAAADRHFSQSRMTPDIVMVEADHDLRNPADFLVLNKVAKAIFKVRGISRVQGITRPEGTPIERTSIPFLLSLQSAGQVQATNFQKQRIDDMLKQADDMATMIAVMKRSYGVLLEISQTTHSLVDSTKDLQNVAKDLRGYLSVFDDFLRPIRSYFYWEDHCFDIPICWSLRSIFDAMDKVDRLNDQIDILVDNMEQLDALLPQLLAQFPEMISVMENMRTMTLTTHSTFSGMLKQLDEQTEDVTAMGQAFDAAKNDDSFFLPPEVFENPDFKRAMTSFLSPDGKAARFIISHNGDPASPEGIARVAQIRTAAEEALKGTPLSGAQVYLAGTAPTAKDWQTGSTYDLLIAGIAAICLIFIIMLIVTRSFIAALVIVGTVVLSLGASFGVSVLLWQYILGIHLHWMVLAMSVIILLAVGSDYNLLLVSRMKEEIGAGLKTGIIRAMGGTGKVVTTAGLVFAATMAAMVVSDLRIIGQIGTTIGLGLLFDTMIVRSFMTPAIAALLGRWFWWPQRVRPRPASTLLRPYGPRPLVRALLEGSPGGEAAGGPGGRPSDDDTPTGPLRTQ encoded by the coding sequence ATGAGCACTGAGCAGAACACCGAGCAGCCGAAACGCCCGTTCGTCGCGCGGGTGGTGCGCAAGCTGGCCCCGATCATCGTCGTGGGATGGCTCGCGATCATCCTCGTGTCGACCCTCGCGGCCGTCGGCGGCGACTGGTCGGCGGCGATCCCGGCGCTGGAGCGCGTCGGCGAGAAGAACTCCGTGTCCCTCATGCCCCAGGACGCACCGTCGGCGCAGTCCATCAAGCGGATGGGGCAGAAGTTCGAGGAGTCCGACTCCGACAGCTTCGCGATGATCGTCCTCGAGGGCCAGGAACCGCTCGGCGAGGATGCGCACAACTACTACGCAGACCTGGTCCGCGACCTGCGCGCCGACACCCGCCATGTCGAGCACGTCCAGGATCTCTGGGGCGATCGGCTCACGGCATCGAGCGCGCAGAGCGCCGACGGCAAGGCTTCTTACGTCCAGTTGAATCTGGCGGGCGATCAGGGAACCCCGCTCGGTGACGAGTCGGTCGCGGCGGTCCGTGACCTGGTCGACCGGAGCACACCACCCGAGGGTGTCTCGGTCTATGTCACCGGTGCGACACCGCTGGTCTCCGACCTGCAGCAGAGCGGTAACCGCTCGATCCTGAAAATCACCGCCGTGACCGTCGTGGTCATCTTCGCGGTGCTGCTCATGGTCTACCGGTCGGTGGTCACGGTGATTTTGCTGTTGATCATGGTGGGGTTCGAGGTGGCGGCCGCCCGAGGCATCGTGGCCCTCCTCGGCTCCCATGATGTGTTCGTCCTGTCGACCTTTGCCGTGAACATGCTGGTGTTCCTTGCGATCGCCGCGGGAACGGACTACGGCATCTTCTTCTTCGGTCGTTATCAGGAGGCGCGCCAACTCGGCGAGGACCGAGAAACCGCCTACTACAGCATGTATCGGGGTGTCGCGCCGGTCGTGATGGCGTCGGGCCTGACCATCGCGGGCGCGATCTTCTGCCTGACCTTCACCAGCCTGCCGTACTTCCACACCATGGGCGTCCCGTGTGCGATCGGCATGGGCGTCGCCGTGGCCGCTGCCGTCACCCTGGTGCCCGCAGGGGTCGCCATGGCGAGCCGGTTCGGTTTGCTGGACCCCAAGCGCAAGATGCGGGTGCGGCGCTGGCGCGGCATCGGTACGGCCATCGTGCGCTGGCCCGCGCCCATCCTGGTCGCGGCGCTGGCCGTCGCGCTGGTGGGCCTGCTGGCACTGCCCGGCTACGAAACGAGTTACAACGACCGCGACTACATCCCGCCGGACATCCCGGCGAATGCGGGTTTCGCCGCTGCCGATCGGCACTTCTCGCAGTCCCGGATGACGCCCGACATCGTCATGGTCGAGGCGGATCACGACCTGCGCAACCCTGCGGACTTCCTGGTTCTCAACAAGGTCGCCAAGGCGATCTTCAAGGTGCGTGGCATATCCCGGGTCCAGGGCATCACGCGTCCGGAGGGCACACCGATCGAGCGCACGTCGATCCCGTTCCTGCTGAGCCTGCAGAGCGCGGGACAGGTGCAGGCGACCAATTTCCAGAAGCAACGCATCGACGACATGCTCAAGCAGGCCGACGACATGGCGACGATGATCGCCGTGATGAAGCGGTCCTACGGTGTGCTGCTGGAGATTTCGCAGACCACCCACTCACTCGTCGACAGCACCAAGGACCTGCAGAACGTCGCCAAGGATCTGCGCGGGTACCTCTCGGTCTTCGACGACTTCCTACGCCCGATCCGCAGCTACTTCTACTGGGAAGACCACTGCTTCGACATCCCCATATGTTGGTCGCTGCGTTCGATTTTCGACGCCATGGACAAGGTCGACCGGCTCAACGACCAGATCGACATCCTCGTCGACAACATGGAGCAGCTGGACGCCCTGCTGCCGCAACTGCTTGCGCAGTTTCCCGAGATGATCTCCGTCATGGAGAACATGCGGACGATGACGCTGACGACCCACAGCACGTTCTCCGGAATGCTCAAGCAGCTCGACGAGCAGACCGAGGATGTCACCGCGATGGGGCAGGCCTTCGATGCCGCCAAGAACGACGACTCGTTCTTCTTGCCGCCGGAGGTCTTCGAGAACCCGGACTTCAAGCGCGCGATGACCTCGTTCCTGTCGCCCGACGGAAAAGCCGCGCGGTTCATCATCTCTCACAACGGTGATCCGGCCAGCCCCGAGGGGATCGCCAGGGTCGCCCAGATCCGGACGGCCGCCGAGGAGGCGCTCAAGGGCACTCCGTTGTCCGGGGCGCAGGTCTATCTGGCCGGCACCGCCCCGACCGCCAAGGACTGGCAGACGGGGTCGACCTACGACTTGCTGATCGCGGGTATCGCCGCGATCTGCCTGATCTTCATCATCATGCTGATCGTCACCCGCAGCTTCATCGCGGCCCTGGTGATCGTGGGCACGGTCGTGCTCTCGCTGGGCGCTTCGTTCGGTGTGTCGGTGCTGCTGTGGCAGTACATCCTCGGCATCCACCTGCACTGGATGGTGCTGGCGATGTCGGTGATCATCCTGCTGGCGGTGGGGTCGGACTACAACCTGCTGCTGGTCTCCCGGATGAAGGAGGAGATCGGCGCCGGTCTGAAGACCGGCATCATCCGGGCGATGGGTGGTACCGGCAAGGTGGTGACCACGGCAGGCCTGGTGTTCGCCGCGACGATGGCCGCGATGGTGGTCAGCGATCTGCGGATCATCGGCCAGATCGGTACCACCATCGGTCTCGGCCTGTTGTTCGACACCATGATCGTGCGGTCGTTCATGACGCCGGCGATCGCGGCCCTGCTCGGGCGGTGGTTCTGGTGGCCGCAGAGGGTGCGGCCCCGCCCCGCGAGCACGCTGCTGCGGCCGTACGGGCCGCGACCGCTGGTGCGTGCGTTGCTCGAAGGGTCGCCGGGTGGTGAGGCCGCGGGCGGTCCGGGAGGTCGACCGTCCGACGACGACACCCCGACCGGTCCGCTGCGCACCCAATGA
- a CDS encoding hemophore-related protein — MIKKSLTRLGVAVGAAALSLGAAAGVASAEPDITPLVDSPCNFDQAMTAVRTENPMAAQYLDKYPANIEFIRVFLGSPRDQRVNLLNQIKNNPGANVALPVFQQMLTSCVKY; from the coding sequence ATGATCAAGAAATCGCTCACCAGGCTCGGCGTCGCGGTGGGTGCCGCGGCACTTTCGCTGGGCGCCGCGGCAGGTGTGGCATCAGCCGAGCCGGATATCACCCCACTGGTCGACTCGCCCTGCAACTTCGACCAGGCCATGACCGCGGTGCGCACGGAGAACCCCATGGCCGCGCAGTATCTCGACAAGTATCCGGCGAACATCGAGTTCATCCGGGTGTTCCTGGGCTCACCGCGTGACCAGCGGGTGAACCTGCTCAACCAGATCAAGAACAACCCCGGTGCCAATGTGGCGCTTCCGGTGTTCCAGCAGATGCTGACCAGCTGCGTCAAGTACTGA
- the rfbA gene encoding glucose-1-phosphate thymidylyltransferase RfbA, giving the protein MRGIILAGGSGTRLHPITMGVSKQLLPVYDKPLIYYPLSTLIMAGIRDILVITTPADAPAFQRLLGDGCAFGVSLTYAVQAEPEGLAQAFVIGADHIGADTVALALGDNIFYGPGLGTSLKRFQNVTGGAIFAYWVANPSAYGVVEFDPDGTAVSLEEKPKSPKSHYAVPGLYFYDNDVIEIARSLKKSARGEYEITEVNQTYLDRGALSVEVLTRGTAWLDTGTFDSLLDASDFVRTIERRQGLKIGAPEEIAWRAGFIDDEQLATRAKELLKSGYGHYLLQLLDRE; this is encoded by the coding sequence ATGCGCGGGATCATCCTCGCCGGCGGCTCTGGCACCCGGCTGCATCCGATCACCATGGGTGTCAGCAAGCAGTTGCTGCCGGTCTACGACAAACCCCTGATCTACTATCCGCTGTCCACGCTGATCATGGCCGGGATACGGGATATCCTCGTCATCACGACACCGGCCGACGCACCGGCATTTCAGCGTCTGCTCGGTGATGGTTGCGCATTCGGTGTCAGCCTGACGTACGCGGTACAGGCCGAACCGGAGGGCCTCGCGCAGGCATTCGTCATCGGCGCGGATCACATCGGCGCCGATACGGTCGCACTTGCGCTCGGCGACAACATCTTCTACGGCCCCGGCCTCGGCACCAGCCTCAAGCGATTCCAAAATGTCACCGGCGGAGCGATTTTCGCGTACTGGGTGGCAAACCCTTCGGCCTACGGCGTGGTCGAGTTCGACCCTGACGGCACCGCGGTGTCGCTGGAGGAGAAGCCGAAGTCGCCGAAATCTCATTATGCCGTGCCGGGATTGTATTTCTACGACAACGATGTCATCGAGATCGCCCGCTCACTGAAGAAGTCGGCGCGTGGTGAGTACGAGATCACCGAGGTCAACCAGACCTATCTCGACCGCGGGGCGTTGTCGGTCGAGGTGCTCACGCGTGGTACCGCATGGCTGGACACCGGCACGTTCGACTCTCTGCTGGACGCGAGCGATTTCGTCCGCACCATCGAACGCCGCCAGGGATTGAAGATCGGCGCTCCCGAGGAAATCGCCTGGCGCGCGGGTTTCATCGATGACGAACAACTCGCGACCCGCGCCAAGGAATTGCTCAAGTCCGGCTACGGCCACTACCTGCTGCAACTGCTCGATCGAGAGTAG
- a CDS encoding sulfotransferase family protein, whose amino-acid sequence MGRSGTSALTRVLSLCGAALPSKMMGANDSNPRGFWEPRESLLLNRSILDRHRSAWWDPTLRLTEEESYVGKERAECMAKIESFVAKLPESDVIVIKDLQIVVLYDMWFEAVRAAGYDIAVVIPVRHPEEVASSLAAAVKGASPELTSALWLKGNLLSERHTRDLPRVVVDYPNMLEDWRREVKRVSTALSVDLTPPDENAVDEFLAPSLRRQRNDKPVIDRFGTDWLSTVYEVLRAAGRDEPIDTDTLDRVYEQFRAAEHDFRLAYDGNRHFQDGLLNKVFKPLLMKPLLDIAALTHRGKGTWA is encoded by the coding sequence ATGGGCCGATCGGGCACGTCCGCACTCACCCGCGTGCTCTCGCTGTGCGGTGCCGCGCTGCCCAGCAAGATGATGGGCGCCAACGACTCGAATCCGCGCGGCTTCTGGGAGCCGCGGGAGTCCCTGCTGCTCAATCGATCGATCCTTGACCGGCACCGAAGTGCCTGGTGGGATCCGACACTTCGACTCACCGAGGAGGAGTCCTACGTCGGCAAGGAACGGGCTGAATGCATGGCCAAGATCGAGTCCTTCGTCGCCAAATTGCCCGAGTCCGACGTCATCGTCATCAAGGACCTGCAGATCGTCGTCCTGTACGACATGTGGTTCGAGGCCGTCCGCGCCGCGGGCTACGACATCGCCGTGGTGATCCCGGTACGGCACCCCGAGGAGGTCGCCAGTTCGCTCGCCGCGGCGGTCAAGGGGGCGTCGCCGGAGCTGACGTCGGCGCTCTGGTTGAAAGGAAACCTGCTGTCCGAGCGGCACACCCGCGACCTGCCCCGGGTCGTCGTCGACTACCCGAACATGCTCGAGGACTGGCGCCGCGAGGTCAAACGCGTGTCCACCGCACTGTCGGTTGACCTCACCCCGCCCGACGAAAACGCCGTCGACGAATTCCTCGCGCCGAGCCTGCGGCGGCAGCGAAACGACAAGCCGGTGATCGACCGGTTCGGCACCGACTGGCTTTCGACCGTGTACGAGGTTCTGCGCGCTGCGGGGCGCGATGAGCCCATCGACACAGACACCCTCGACCGCGTGTACGAACAGTTCCGCGCCGCCGAACACGATTTCCGGTTGGCGTACGACGGAAATCGACACTTCCAGGACGGGCTGCTCAACAAGGTCTTCAAACCGCTTCTCATGAAGCCCCTCCTCGACATCGCGGCACTGACGCACCGGGGAAAGGGCACCTGGGCCTGA
- a CDS encoding GAP family protein, with protein sequence MWSSVMGLALMGTLNPVRLGVLLLLISREKPAQNLVAFWVGCLTVSLFLIVGPLLLLHFTPLFDSFSDRLAAPSDNSRFAHLQIGIGLFALFVAAAIMTRARLRRGAAVPQAGERVAPGAGSGPGAMAASAAVSGADRFGVLNGMSRRLVTRARDAWDSGALWVAFVVGLAMGPAPEIILIVLAVIVTSGAVASVQLGAAIAYIAGVLAVVEIVLISYVAAPARTEPVLRKLREWALVHRLHVLVVIFTVVGLSSLIRGLSVV encoded by the coding sequence ATGTGGAGCTCAGTGATGGGCCTGGCACTCATGGGGACGCTCAATCCGGTGCGTCTCGGTGTGCTGCTCCTGTTGATCTCCCGGGAAAAGCCCGCCCAGAACCTGGTCGCCTTCTGGGTCGGCTGCCTGACGGTGAGCCTGTTCCTCATCGTCGGGCCGCTGCTGCTTCTCCATTTCACGCCCCTGTTCGATTCGTTCTCCGACCGCCTGGCGGCCCCGTCGGACAATTCGCGGTTCGCACATCTGCAGATCGGTATCGGCCTGTTCGCGTTGTTCGTCGCCGCGGCGATCATGACCCGGGCCCGGCTGCGCCGAGGTGCCGCCGTGCCACAGGCGGGGGAACGTGTTGCGCCAGGGGCGGGTTCAGGCCCGGGTGCGATGGCTGCGTCGGCAGCGGTATCCGGCGCCGACCGATTCGGCGTGTTGAACGGGATGTCCCGTCGCCTGGTGACGCGGGCACGCGACGCCTGGGACAGCGGCGCCCTGTGGGTGGCCTTCGTGGTGGGTCTCGCGATGGGACCGGCACCGGAGATCATCCTCATCGTGCTGGCCGTGATCGTCACTTCGGGGGCGGTCGCATCGGTTCAGCTCGGTGCGGCCATCGCCTACATCGCCGGCGTCTTGGCGGTCGTCGAGATCGTGCTGATCAGCTATGTGGCCGCGCCTGCGCGGACCGAACCGGTGTTGCGCAAGCTGCGGGAGTGGGCGTTGGTGCATCGTCTGCACGTCTTGGTGGTCATCTTCACGGTGGTGGGCCTGTCCAGCCTGATCCGGGGGCTGAGCGTCGTGTGA